The following are from one region of the Stanieria sp. NIES-3757 genome:
- a CDS encoding dTDP-glucose 4,6-dehydratase — MNKSRNILITGGAGFIGSNFVHHWCKTYNKERVVVLDALTYAGNRQNLATLEDKANLRFVHGNICDRELIDRLLQEEQIDKIAHFAAESHVDRSILGPGAFIETNVVGTFTLLESFRQRWENQGKPLNYRFLHVSTDEVYGSLAPDDPAFSETTPYAPNSPYSASKAGSDHLARAYYHTYGMPTIITNCSNNYGPYHFPEKLIPLICINILLGKPLPVYGDGQNIRDWLYVEDHCRALDVVINRGKPGETYNIGGNNEVKNIELVQQICDLMDELASELPLTPARKLISFVKDRPGHDRRYAIDATKIKTELGWTPQVTVQEGLRQTVLWYLNNRSWWQPLLSPEYQSYYQQVYS; from the coding sequence ATGAATAAATCTCGAAACATACTTATAACTGGTGGTGCTGGTTTTATTGGTTCTAATTTCGTCCATCACTGGTGTAAAACTTATAACAAAGAGCGTGTTGTAGTCTTGGACGCGCTTACCTATGCGGGAAATCGCCAAAACCTCGCTACCCTAGAAGATAAAGCTAATCTACGTTTTGTTCATGGGAATATCTGCGATCGCGAATTAATCGACCGACTGCTTCAAGAAGAACAAATTGATAAGATTGCCCATTTTGCTGCTGAATCTCATGTAGATCGTTCGATTTTAGGTCCTGGTGCTTTTATAGAAACCAATGTGGTTGGGACGTTTACTTTACTCGAATCTTTTCGGCAAAGATGGGAAAACCAGGGTAAACCCTTAAATTATCGTTTTCTCCATGTTTCTACAGATGAAGTTTATGGAAGTTTAGCACCAGACGACCCTGCCTTTTCCGAAACTACTCCTTATGCACCAAACAGTCCTTATTCGGCATCAAAAGCAGGTAGCGATCATCTTGCCCGTGCTTACTATCATACTTACGGAATGCCTACCATAATTACCAATTGCTCAAATAATTATGGTCCTTATCACTTTCCTGAAAAACTTATTCCTTTAATCTGCATTAATATTTTGCTTGGTAAACCCCTACCAGTGTACGGAGATGGTCAAAATATTCGAGATTGGTTGTATGTCGAAGATCATTGTCGTGCTTTAGATGTCGTCATCAATCGTGGTAAACCAGGAGAAACTTATAATATTGGTGGCAATAACGAAGTCAAGAATATTGAACTAGTTCAGCAAATTTGCGATTTGATGGATGAACTTGCATCTGAATTACCCCTTACTCCAGCACGCAAACTAATAAGCTTTGTTAAAGACCGACCGGGACACGACCGTAGATATGCGATCGATGCTACTAAAATCAAAACTGAATTAGGCTGGACTCCTCAAGTCACTGTACAAGAGGGATTACGTCAAACAGTATTATGGTATTTAAATAATCGTTCTTGGTGGCAACCTTTACTGTCTCCAGAATATCAAAGTTATTATCAACAAGTTTATTCCTAA